One Solanum pennellii chromosome 9, SPENNV200 DNA segment encodes these proteins:
- the LOC107031691 gene encoding E3 ubiquitin-protein ligase UPL4, whose translation MGNRGQKRTENVDELPADKRPCSSTNNRPSTSNSVIPTTMSSIHESHHGDIDTSSSSSSTSGSSEGEKDSAYGSYESDSTYRDYYRRQLMGNQSKFNGVLESLRKESEESALLAALTELCDLLSFSPDSSMSNVMADLFSPVLVRLARYESNSEIMLLAIRAMTYLCEVHPRSSASLANHDAVPALCQRLMAIEFLDVAEQCLQALEKISREQPIVCLQSGAIMAILRYIDFFSTSEQRKALLTIVNICKKLPSGCPPPLMEAVPVLCDLLLYEDRQLVESVATCLIRIVEQASHSSEMLDELCNHRLVQQVTSLIELNGRTTVSQSVYVGLIGLLFKLAAGSIVAVKTLFERNISHILKDILSTHDFSHGVPSTLIVNGHYNQVDEVLKLLNELLPPISREQNIKLAADKEDFLINNPDLLEEFGFHLLPVLIQVVNSGMSLNAWFGCLSVINKLVYFSKSDRLEFLQNTNISSFLAGVFTRRDPHVLILALQIVDKLLEKLSHIFLDSFVKEGVLFAVDALLSPQKCSQSLFSTNGVQASDETGQGSAPPTAVNCLCFASDALKSPTGPESRTCKIEKETVQSLARHIKTNYFATDSMNSRLGITDVLQKLKTLSSQLTDLVHKFSSSIAPPQEKEDFYPVLHQIMSELNGNNAISTFEFIESGVVKSLVNYLSNGQYLGKKVDGDVSVNQLYIIEKRFELFGRLLLDNSGPLVENSTFLALIRRLHSALCSVENFPVILSHASKLRNSYATIPYEHCTPYPCLKVQFVKGEGESSLVDYPESVVSVDPFSLLETIEGYLWPKVSKKKSQKLNPPTLDLEEESPSRASQDVSMSQGKNPGPMDSDTTSTDSHETQVVKNNLQLFAEVETVDVEQTKSVPMDISDVNAESLKKGRLNSSEVDSSTSLECTGCCDDENVAPKLIFYLEGQKWNHKLTLYQTLLLQQIKAENDITTNSSMWSQVHRVTYRRFVRHKPGCPQSCKHAVHSTSSENTAWWQYTPSFSSMFGSEMVDLEKSSPTYDILFLLRSLEGLNRFSIHLGSRTKLYAFAEGKTTNFGDLKVTNSDLPQNEFASTKLTEKIELQMRSPFSVSIGGLPPWCEQLVNTCPFLFGFEARCKYFRLAAFGRQPIQPESSSHNTATGVSGRHQNSSVLRRKKFLVHRSRILDSARQMMDLHANQKVVIEVEYNDEVGTGLGPTLEFFTLVSHEFQKIGLGMWRGDYLAHASMSVEEESGIIFSPFGLFPRPWSPSPHSLNGLEFSEVLKKFVLLGQIVAKSLQDGRVLDLRLSRAFYKLLLGKELTLYDIQSFDPELGGVLLEFQALVERKRHLESHPEGKSSLDLELNFRNTKIGDLCLDYTLPGYPDYVLSSASDAKTVDSSNLEEYVLLVVDATLNSGISRQIGAFKSGFDQVFPIRHLQVFTEDELERLLCGECGFWNSNELLDHIKFDHGYTANSPPVLNLLEIMKEFDSKQQRAFLQFVTGAPRLPPGGLASLSPKLTIVRKSCSVWVDADLPSVMTCANYLKLPPYSSKEKMKEKLLYAIMEGQGSFHLS comes from the exons ATGGGAAACCGGGGGCAGAAAAGGACTGAAAATGTTGATGAACTGCCTGCCGATAAGCGACCCTGTAGCTCAACCAATAACAGGCCTAGTACTTCCAACTCAGTGATTCCTACTACAATGAGTTCCATACACGAAAGTCACCATGGTGATATAgacacatcatcatcatcatcatccactTCAGGGTCAAGTGAAGGTGAAAAGGACTCTGcttatggatcttatgaatcTGATAGTACTTATAGGGACTATTACAGGCGGCAATTGATGGGCAATCAGAGCAAattcaatggagttttggaaAGTTTGAGAAAAGAATCTGAAGAATCAGCACTGTTGGCTGCTCTTACGGAACTATGTGATTTGTTATCGTTTTCTCCTGATAGTTCAATGTCGAACGTAATGGCAGATTTATTTTCTCCCGTTCTTGTTAGATTGGCTAGATATGAGAGCAATTCTGAAATAATGCTATTAGCAATCAGGGCAATGACTTATTTATGTGAAGTTCATCCTCGTTCTTCGGCCTCCCTTGCCAATCATGACGCAGTTCCTGCCCTTTGCCAAAGACTAATGGCCATTGAGTTTTTGGATGTGGCTGAACAG TGTTTGCAAGCACTAGAGAAAATCTCGCGGGAGCAACCTATAGTGTGTTTGCAGTCTGGGGCTATAATGGCCATTTTACGTTACATTGATTTCTTTTCGACAAGTGAGCAG AGGAAGGCACTCTTAACAATcgtaaatatttgtaaaaagcTTCCCTCCGGATGTCCTCCACCTTTAATGGAGGCGGTTCCCGTTTTGTGCGATCTTCTTTTATATGAGGATAGACAG CTTGTTGAGAGCGTAGCAACTTGTTTGATTAGAATAGTTGAGCAGGCATCCCATTCTTCAGAGATGCTGGACGAACTGTGTAATCACAGGCTAGTTCAGCAAGTCACAAGTCTCATAGAGTTGAATGGAAGAACAACAGTTAGCCAATCAGTTTATGTT GGTTTAATTGGGTTACTTTTCAAACTGGCTGCTGGCTCTATTGTTGCTGTCAAGACTCTCTTTGAACGTAACATCAGCCACATATTAAAGGACATTTTATCCACTCATGACTTCTCACATGGGGTGCCTTCTACTCTGATTGTTAATGGGCATTATAATCAG GTTGATGAAGTTCTCAAGTTGTTAAATGAACTTCTTCCTCCCATATCCAGAGAGCAGAATATCAAACTAGCAGCAGACAAGGAAGATTTCCTCATCAACAATCCGGATCTTCTAGAGGAATTTGGATTTCATTTACTTCCTGTGCTGATCCAG GTGGTCAATTCTGGCATGAGTTTAAATGCATGGTTTGGCTGTCTCTCTGTCATCAATAAGTTGGTTTATTTCAGCAAATCTGACAGGcttgaatttcttcaaaataCTAACATTTCAAG CTTCTTAGCAGGAGTTTTTACTCGCAGAGATCCTCATGTTCTGATATTAGCCCTTCAAATTGTTGATAAGCTATTAGAGAAGCTCTCTCATATTTTCTTGGACTCATTTGTTAAGGAAGGTGTTCTTTTTGCTGTTGATGCACTTCTTTCCCCGCAAAAGTGTTCGCAGTCTCTGTTTTCAACCAATGGTGTTCAAGCATCAGATGAAACCGGCCAAGGATCAGCACCACCTACTGCAGTAAATTGTCTTTGTTTTGCTTCTGATGCTCTTAAGTCTCCAACAGGACCAGAATCAAGGACTTGCAAGATAGAGAAAGAGACTGTCCAAAGTCTTGCTAGGCATATCAAGACCAATTACTTTGCAACAGACTCAATGAACTCCAGATTAGGAATAACCGATGTTCTTCAGAAGCTCAAGACTCTTTCGTCTCAGTTAACTGATCTGGTTCACAAATTTAGTAGCAGCATTGCTCCTCCTCAAGAGAAAGAAGACTTTTACCCTGTTTTGCATCAAATTATGTCAGAGTTAAATGGAAATAATGCCATTTCTACGTTCGAGTTCATTGAGAGTGGAGTTGTGAAGTCTCTAGTAAATTACCTCTCCAATGGCCAATACTTGGGAAAAAAGGTAGATGGTGATGTCTCAGTAAATCAGCTGTATATTATAGAAAAGAGATTTGAGCTGTTTGGTAGATTACTTTTGGATAACTCTGGCCCGCTTGTGGAGAACTCCACTTTTCTAGCTTTGATAAGGAGATTGCATAGTGCACTTTGCTCTGTTGAAAACTTCCCAGTCATCTTGAGTCATGCATCTAAGCTACGAAACTCATATGCTACAATCCCATATGAGCATTGTACGCCATATCCTTGTCTGAAGGTCCAGTTTGTGAAGGGAGAGGGGGAGTCATCACTTGTTGATTATCCGGAGAGTGTTGTGAGCGTAGATCCCTTTTCGCTGTTGGAAACAATTGAGGGATACCTGTGGCCAAAAGTGAGtaaaaagaaaagtcaaaagttGAATCCACCCACTCTGGATTTGGAGGAAGAGTCACCATCTCGTGCATCACAAGATGTAAGCATGTCTCAAGGTAAAAATCCAGGACCCATGGATTCGGACACCACTTCCACAGATTCTCATGAAACGCAG GTTGTGAAGAATAACTTGCAATTATTTGCTGAAGTGGAAACTGTGGATGTAGAACAAACAAAGAGTGTCCCAATGGATATTTCAGATGTTAATGCA GAGTCTTTGAAGAAAGGAAGACTGAATTCATCTGAAGTTGATAGTAGTACAAGTTTGGAATGTACTGGATGttgtgatgatgaaaatgttGCACCTAAATTGATATTCTACCTGGAGGGACAGAAGTGGAACCACAAGTTGACCCTATATCAAACTCTACTCCTGCAGCAGATTAAAGCAGAGAATGACATCACTACAAATTCAAGCATGTGGAGTCAAGTACACAGGGTGACCTACAGAAGATTTGTGAGGCATAAACCAGGATGTCCTCAGAGTTGCAAACATGCTGTACATTCTACGTCATCTGAGAATACAGCATGGTGGCAGTACACCCCATCTTTCTCTAGCATGTTCGGTTCTGAAATGGTTGATCTTGAGAAATCAAGTCCAACTTATGATATCTTATTTCTACTTAGAAGCTTGGAAGGTTTGAACAGGTTCAGTATTCATCTTGGGTCTCGAACAAAACTATATGCTTTTGCTGAAGGAAAGACTACCAATTTTGGTGATCTTAAAGTTACAAATTCTGATCTCCCTCAGAATGAATTTGCAAGCACTAAATTGACAGAAAAAATAGAACTGCAAATGAGGAGTCCCTTTTCTGTTTCCATAGGTGGTTTGCCACCTTGGTGTGAACAATTGGTTAATACATGCCCCTTTTTGTTTGGTTTCGAAGCAAGATGCAAGTATTTCCGCCTTGCTGCATTTGGTCGACAGCCAATTCAGCCTGAATCATCGTCTCATAATACAGCTACAGGTGTGAGTGGTAGGCACCAAAACAGTAGTGTTTTACGCCGGAAAAAATTCTTAGTTCATCGAAGTAGAATTTTGGATTCTGCTAGGCAGATGATGGACCTCCATGCCAATCAGAAGGTTGTCATTGAGGTGGAATATAATGATGAGGTTGGTACTGGTCTTGGTCCGACGCTAGAATTTTTCACCCTTGTCAGTCATGAGTTCCAGAAGATTGGGCTAGGGATGTGGAGAGGTGATTACTTGGCTCATGCCAGCATGAGTGTAGAGGAGGAATCTGGAATTATTTTCTCTCCTTTTGGTCTGTTCCCCCGCCCATGGTCACCTTCGCCCCATTCATTAAATGGCCTAGAGTTCTCTGAAGTGCTGAAAAAGTTTGTGCTTCTGGGCCAGATAGTTGCAAAGTCTCTTCAAGATGGCAGGGTTCTAGATCTTCGGTTATCCAGAGCATTTTACAAGCTTCTTCTTGGGAAG GAACTCACTTTGTATGACATCCAGTCATTTGACCCTGAACTTGGTGGAGTTCTTCTAGAATTTCAGGCTCTTGTTGAAAGAAAAAGACATCTGGAATCACATCCTGAGGGAAAATCATCGTTAGACCTAGAACTTAATTTCCGGAATACAAAAATTGGTGATCTTTGTCTTGACTATACTCTTCCTGGCTATCCAGATTATGTCCTTAGTTCTGCATCTGATGCAAAAACG GTTGACTCCTCTAACTTAGAGGAATATGTTTTACTTGTTGTGGATGCTACTCTGAATTCTGGAATTTCAAGACAAATTGGAGCATTCAAGTCCGGCTTTGATCAG